A region of the Stutzerimonas stutzeri genome:
GGACATGGCCGAGTACGACGCCGACTCGTCCGTCTACACGCAGTCCCTCGGCTGCTGGCACGGCTTCATCGGTCAGCAGAAGCTGATCTCCATCAAGAAGCACCTGAAGACAACCAACAAGCGCTACCTCTACCTGTCTGGCTGGATGGTTGCTGCTCTGCGTTCCGAGTTCGGCCCGCTGCCGGACCAGTCCATGCACGAGAAGACTGCCGTCTCCGATCTGATTGAAGAGCTGTACACCTTCCTGCGTCAGGCCGACAGCCGCGAACTGGACCTGCTGTTCACCGCCCTGGATGCCGCTCGTGAAGCTGGCGACCAAGCCAAAGCCGCTGAGATCCAGAACCAGATCGATAACTACGAAACCCACATCGTACCGATCATCGCCGACATCGACGCCGGCTTCGGCAACCCGGAAGCAACCTACCTGCTGGCCAAGCGCATGATCGAAGCAGGCGCGTGCTGCATCCAGATCGAAAACCAGGTCTCCGACGAGAAGCAGTGCGGCCACCAGGACGGCAAAGTGACCGTTCCGCATGCTGACTTCCTCGCCAAGATCGCAGCTGTGCGTTACGCGTTCCTCGAGCTGGGCATCGACAACGGCGTGATCGTTGCTCGTACCGACTCCCTGGGTGCTGGCCTGACCAAGCAGATCGCCGTGACCAAAGAGCCGGGCGACCTGGGCGACCTGTACAACTCCTTCCTGGATTGCGAAGAAATCACCGAAGCCGAGCTGGGTAACGGCGATGTTGTGATCAAGCGCGAAGGTAAGCTGCTGCGTCCCAAGCGCCTGCCAAGCAACCTGTTCCAGTTCCGCAAAGGTACTGGCGAAGCGCGCTGCGTCCTGGACTGCATCACCTCGCTGCAAAACGGTGCCGACCTGCTGTGGATCGAAACCGAGAAGCCGCACGTTGGCCAGATCGCCGAGATGGTCAACGAGATCCGCAAGACCATCCCGGATGCCAAGCTGGTTTACAACAACAGCCCGTCCTTCAACTGGACCCTGAACTTCCGCCAGCAGGTGTTCGACGCGTTCGTAGCCGAAGGCAAGGACGTTTCCGCTTACGACCGCGCCAAGCTGATGAGCGTCGAGTACGACGAAACCGAACTGGCCCAGGTTGCAGACGAGAAGATCCGCACCTTCCAGCGCGATGGTTCGGCTCACGCCGGCATCTTCCACCACCTGATCACCCTGCCGACCTACCACACTGCCGCACTGTCGACCGACAACCTGGCCAAGGGCTACTTTGCCGACCAAGGCATGCTGGCCTACGTGAAGGGCGTTCAGCGTCAGGAACTGCGTCAGGGTATCGCCTGCGTCAAGCACCAGAACATGGCTGGCTCCGACATCGGCGACAACCACAAGGAGTACTTCGCTGGCGAAGCTGCTCTGAAGGCAAGCGGTAAAGACAACACCATGAACCAGTTCCACTAAGAACAGGTTCGCAGCCTCAACGCTGCGGTGTAGTAAAAAGCCTCGGCACCTGTGCCGAGGCTTTTTTTTGCGCAGGCAAAACGCTACATGCGCCTGCTCCTCGTCGGCCAAGCGGCCAACTGTCATTCTCTTGTCGCATATGCAATTTAGCGTCATGGCTCCGACAACAAATCGTTATGGAGCTGCGCCGTGATTACTGAGAACGAAGACATTCTGTTCGGCAACGGGGACGAGTTGCCCAGTAACCATTCAACGAATCCACATATCCAGGATGTGATTTCCATTGGTCGCCGCAAAGTGCTAGCTGGCGGTGCAGCAATGGGCGCCCTGGCGTTTCTTGGCGCGTCGCTTCCGGGACTCGTACAAGCAGCCGAACCGTCGGCCCGCGGACTTAAAGATATTCCGTTCAAGCGTCGTACCCGCCTGCCCTTTTCCCCGGTTTCGGTTACACGCGCGGACACCATCACCGTACCCGCCGGCTATGCCGCCACAACCTTCATTCCGTGGGGCACCCCCATTACGGGCCGCTATCCGGCCTGGCTGGAAGACGGCAGCAATAGCGCCGAAGACCAGGCTCAGCAGGTGGGCATGCACCATGATGGGATGCACTTCTTTCCAATGAATGCGAAGCTCGGTGGACGGCAGAGCGATCATGGCTTGCTGGTGCTCAATCACGAATACATCGAGGCTCCCCTGCTCCATCGGAACGGCCCGACAGTAGTGGACGGCAAGCGCACCAATGTCGACGAGGTGCGTAAAGAGATCAACGCGCACGGCGTGTCCGTTGTGGAGGTCCGCCGCGGCCCACGTGGCGAATGGTCGGTACTGCCAACGGAGAGAAATCGCCGCATAACTGGTGCCACGCCCATGCGCATCGAAGGACCTGCACGCGGCAATGCACTGATGCAAACTCGCTACAGCCCGAGCGGCACGTCAACCAGGGGCACTCTGAACAACTGCGCTAACGGGCATACGCCCTGGGGCACTTACCTTACCTGCGAAGAGAACTGGGCAGGCTACTTCGGCACCGCCGACAGCGAGTTACCGCGCGAGCTCAGCCGCTATGGCGTACGCGGCAGCGGCCGTTACGGCTGGGAGACAGTTGCTGGCGATGAGTTTGAGCGCTTCAATGCCACCCGTATCGGCGGCGACGCGCGTTCTGATTATCGTAACGAGCCCAACACATTCGGCTGGGTGGTCGAAATAGACCCATTCGACCCAAATGCGACCCCAGTGAAGCACACTGCCCTTGGTCGCTTCGCCCATGAAGGGCTAGTGTTCGCACCGGTCAAACCAGGTCGCCCCGTCGTTTGCTACTCAGGCGACGACTCGCAAAATGAGTACATCTATAAGTACGTTAGCCGCGACAAGTATCGTCCGCAGCGCAGCGACGGACGCCTGCTCGATGACGGCGTTCTCTATGTAGCACGCTTCAACCCCGACGGCAGCGGCGACTGGCTCGCACTCGATCATGCCAACCCTGCATTTCAAAGCGCATGCCAAGCGGCTGGCGTCCAGTTTGCCGACCAAGGCGAAGTGCTGATCAACACCCGTCTGGCGGCGGATATCGTGGGGGCGACTAAAATGGATCGTCCCGAGTGGGGAGCAGTACATCCCGATACCGGCGAGGTTTATTTCACGCTCACCAATAACAGCGGCCGGCAGGAAGCCGACGCTTCCAATCCGCGCGCGCCCAACGCGTTCGGCCACATCATTCGCTGGCGCGAAGCGAGCCGTGATTTCGCTGGAACGCGGTTTGAATGGGACATCTATTTGCTCGCCGGCCCACAGGAAAACAGCCGAGACCCCAAAGGCCGCGCGCTGAATGAAAGCAATATCATGGCAAGCCCCGATGGACTATGGTTCGACGACGAAGGCCGCCTGTGGATCCAGACCGACATGAGTGGTAGTCAGTTAAGCTCCGGACCTTTTGGCAACAATCAGATGCTGGTTTCCGACCCTAGGACAGGCGAGACCAAGCGTTTTCTAGTCGGACCAAAGGGTGCTGAAGTCACAGGCATTACAGCAACGCCAGACTTCCGAACACTGTTCGTTAATATTCAACACCCAGGCGAGGGCTCAACTTCAACAAACTTCACAAGTAGCTGGCCGGATGGCTCTGGTCGCAGGCCTCGTTCAGCCACAGTAATAATCACCCGCGAAGATGGGAAACGGCTAATGTGATCCGTTCGGTGGGCCTGGCTCGGATGCCAGGTCCCACCTCATCCCCCCATCATATAGATGACTGTTCATCTGGGGCGCTGAAAAGCCCCCAGGTCGACATGAACAACGCGGCGATCAGCGGACCGATAACAAAACCATTCAGACCAAAAAGGGCCAGCCCACCTAACGTCGAGATCAACACGATGTAATCGGGCATCTTCGTGTCCTTTCCAACCAGAATCGGTCTGAGAATGTTGTCCACCAGGCCAATCACCAATATGCCGTAAAGCGTAAGCACTATCCCCTGCCAAGTTGCCCCGGTCATGAGGAAATAGATAGCGACGGGCGTCCAGATCAATCCCGCCCCCACGGCAGGCAGCAGAGACAGAAAGGCCATCAGCACGCCCCACAGTAATGCCCCAGAAATACCGAGGATCGCGAAGATAATCCCTCCCAATGCGCCTTGCGTAATGGCAACAACAAGATTGCCCTTGACCGTCGCGCGCACCACACGTGTGAACTTGCTGAACAGGCGTCGTTTTTGAGCATCGCTTAGTGGGATGGCTTTCCTGATACGAGCCACGAGATCGCGACCGTCCCGGATCAAGAAGAACAGCAAGTACAGCATCACGAAAAAGCTAATCAGAAACTGAAAGGTACCTTGCCCAAAGCTGAACGCTTTGGTCGCCAGAAACTGACTCCCCTCAAGCGCGCCCGTAGCCAATCGCTCACGCATCGAGTCAAGATCGCCAAAACCGAAACGCTGCAATTGCTGCTGCACTGATTGAGGTAATAGGTCGCGGAAGCTGGCTACCCAGCTACCGATGTCCAGATCACCACTTTCTATTTGCTTATAAAGCGTCGCCCCTTCCTGGACCAGCATTCCAGTGATGAGGATTACCGGAAGCACTGCCACTACAAGGCATACAAACAGAGTACACAGTGCTGCCAAGTTGCGACGCTGGTTGAAGCGCCTGTATAGATACCGCTGCAATGGCGCAAAGATGATCGCGAGTATTACCGCCCAGAAGACCGCGCCATAGAACGGTAGCAGGATCCAGCCAAAAGCTAGGGATACCACCACCAGCAGCGCAAGAAAGACCTTCTGCTCGAGCATCAAATTGACCATTTTTTACCCTAACGCTGCGTTTTGTCCTGTTTAGTCAACGGGCAGCGACACGAGTGCGGCCATACGGATAAATGAGTCTTATCGGGCGAATAGTGGCTCCTACACCGAATTCAATTCGAGTTACAGTGTCATCGCAGCCAACCATCCAAAAGCCATCAACGGCAGGTTGTAGTGCAAAAAGGTCGGAACAACCGTATCCCAGATATGATTATGCTGCCCGTCAGCATTCAGTCCCGCAGTAGGACCAAGCGTAGAGTCAGATGCCGGAGAGCCTCCGTCACCCAAAGCGCCTGCAGTACCGACTAGACTCACGATCGCCAGAGGACTGAACCCTAGCTCCACGCCGAGGGGAACAAAAATAGCGGCGATAATAGGCACCGTTGAGAACGACGAACCGATCCCAATAGTTACCAGCAACCCGACCAGCAGCATCATCACAGCGCCGATAGCCTTGCTGTTCCCGATCCAATGAGCCGAGGCATCTACCAGCAGCTTCACTTCACCAGTTTCGCGCATCACCTCTGCGAACCCCGCGGCCGCGATCATGATGAAACCAATCATGGCCATCATCTTCATGCCGTCAGTAAACAGATCATCTGCTTCGCGCCAACGAACCACCCCTGATACAGAGAAGATTACGAACCCCGTTAGCGCACCGAGTATCATCGAATCCAACCAAAGCTGAATTACGAATGCCGCTGCAACAGCGATCGCAGCAACCAGCAACGTGAGCGGGCTGTATGTCACAGTCGGCTTTTCTACCTGCTCGACACGGGTGAGGTCGTACTCTCGAGGCTTTCGGTAGCTATAGAAGGCAATCAGCAGCCCCGTCAACATGCCCATAGCCGGTATGAACATAGCCTGCGTAACTTTGATACCTGTTACATCCACTCCACTCTTGCCAACGTTTGCCAGCAAGATTTCGTTCAAGAAAATATTGCCGAATCCAACGGGTAGAAACATGTAGGGCGTAATAAGCCCGAAAGCAAGTACACATGCGATCAGCCGCCTATCGATCTTCAGCTTCGAGAGCACATATAGCAGCGGCGGAACCAGCAACGGAATAAAAGCGATGTGGATCGGCAGTATGTTCTGGGATGAAACTGCCACTGCGAGCAGCAGTGCGATCAGCATCCACTTCACCGCCCCTGCACCCTTTATGTCTTGCTTACCGACCAATGCCAGGGCTTTGTCCGCAAGTGCATGAGCCAACCCGCTTTTCCCAATGGCAACCGCAAAAGCCCCCAACAATGCATATGACAAAGCTACCGTGGCGCCACCGCCTAGCCCCTTATTGAATGCAGCGAGGCTGCCATCAATACCTAGACCGCCAATCAAGCCGCCGGCCATAGCTCCAGCAATAAGCGCAACCACTACATGCACACGACATAGACTTAGGATCAGCATTATGCCGAC
Encoded here:
- a CDS encoding Na+/H+ antiporter family protein; this translates as MNAVVAAVGIMLILSLCRVHVVVALIAGAMAGGLIGGLGIDGSLAAFNKGLGGGATVALSYALLGAFAVAIGKSGLAHALADKALALVGKQDIKGAGAVKWMLIALLLAVAVSSQNILPIHIAFIPLLVPPLLYVLSKLKIDRRLIACVLAFGLITPYMFLPVGFGNIFLNEILLANVGKSGVDVTGIKVTQAMFIPAMGMLTGLLIAFYSYRKPREYDLTRVEQVEKPTVTYSPLTLLVAAIAVAAAFVIQLWLDSMILGALTGFVIFSVSGVVRWREADDLFTDGMKMMAMIGFIMIAAAGFAEVMRETGEVKLLVDASAHWIGNSKAIGAVMMLLVGLLVTIGIGSSFSTVPIIAAIFVPLGVELGFSPLAIVSLVGTAGALGDGGSPASDSTLGPTAGLNADGQHNHIWDTVVPTFLHYNLPLMAFGWLAAMTL
- a CDS encoding isocitrate lyase; translation: MSAYQDDIKAVAALKEQYGSSWAAINPESVARMRAQNRFKTGLEIAQYTADIMRKDMAEYDADSSVYTQSLGCWHGFIGQQKLISIKKHLKTTNKRYLYLSGWMVAALRSEFGPLPDQSMHEKTAVSDLIEELYTFLRQADSRELDLLFTALDAAREAGDQAKAAEIQNQIDNYETHIVPIIADIDAGFGNPEATYLLAKRMIEAGACCIQIENQVSDEKQCGHQDGKVTVPHADFLAKIAAVRYAFLELGIDNGVIVARTDSLGAGLTKQIAVTKEPGDLGDLYNSFLDCEEITEAELGNGDVVIKREGKLLRPKRLPSNLFQFRKGTGEARCVLDCITSLQNGADLLWIETEKPHVGQIAEMVNEIRKTIPDAKLVYNNSPSFNWTLNFRQQVFDAFVAEGKDVSAYDRAKLMSVEYDETELAQVADEKIRTFQRDGSAHAGIFHHLITLPTYHTAALSTDNLAKGYFADQGMLAYVKGVQRQELRQGIACVKHQNMAGSDIGDNHKEYFAGEAALKASGKDNTMNQFH
- a CDS encoding PhoX family protein translates to MITENEDILFGNGDELPSNHSTNPHIQDVISIGRRKVLAGGAAMGALAFLGASLPGLVQAAEPSARGLKDIPFKRRTRLPFSPVSVTRADTITVPAGYAATTFIPWGTPITGRYPAWLEDGSNSAEDQAQQVGMHHDGMHFFPMNAKLGGRQSDHGLLVLNHEYIEAPLLHRNGPTVVDGKRTNVDEVRKEINAHGVSVVEVRRGPRGEWSVLPTERNRRITGATPMRIEGPARGNALMQTRYSPSGTSTRGTLNNCANGHTPWGTYLTCEENWAGYFGTADSELPRELSRYGVRGSGRYGWETVAGDEFERFNATRIGGDARSDYRNEPNTFGWVVEIDPFDPNATPVKHTALGRFAHEGLVFAPVKPGRPVVCYSGDDSQNEYIYKYVSRDKYRPQRSDGRLLDDGVLYVARFNPDGSGDWLALDHANPAFQSACQAAGVQFADQGEVLINTRLAADIVGATKMDRPEWGAVHPDTGEVYFTLTNNSGRQEADASNPRAPNAFGHIIRWREASRDFAGTRFEWDIYLLAGPQENSRDPKGRALNESNIMASPDGLWFDDEGRLWIQTDMSGSQLSSGPFGNNQMLVSDPRTGETKRFLVGPKGAEVTGITATPDFRTLFVNIQHPGEGSTSTNFTSSWPDGSGRRPRSATVIITREDGKRLM
- a CDS encoding AI-2E family transporter, yielding MVNLMLEQKVFLALLVVVSLAFGWILLPFYGAVFWAVILAIIFAPLQRYLYRRFNQRRNLAALCTLFVCLVVAVLPVILITGMLVQEGATLYKQIESGDLDIGSWVASFRDLLPQSVQQQLQRFGFGDLDSMRERLATGALEGSQFLATKAFSFGQGTFQFLISFFVMLYLLFFLIRDGRDLVARIRKAIPLSDAQKRRLFSKFTRVVRATVKGNLVVAITQGALGGIIFAILGISGALLWGVLMAFLSLLPAVGAGLIWTPVAIYFLMTGATWQGIVLTLYGILVIGLVDNILRPILVGKDTKMPDYIVLISTLGGLALFGLNGFVIGPLIAALFMSTWGLFSAPDEQSSI